A genomic stretch from Hyla sarda isolate aHylSar1 unplaced genomic scaffold, aHylSar1.hap1 scaffold_2008, whole genome shotgun sequence includes:
- the LOC130317706 gene encoding endonuclease domain-containing 1 protein-like, with protein MDSLGRVLVLLVLCSGGFCEVLQSFSDVPNCQNFFYRGQEPLGLASNTTASICQCLQGGYHYATLYHRLARVPIYSAYILEVSTTPRPDLSSSNWYLEPMLGGVFQKEMLQPSSSTMQQNLPDVEDSQAVNDDYRNSGYSRGHVNPSGHHSRVSQLSTFTFTNMAPQDSTFNSGTWNQYETFLRDKILTSCQQTYVLSGVIISGSHPGEGKWLRNRVNVPTFFWSAFCCVRSDGTRRVEGRLGRNTSPYDVVTKTIPELEAILGGVYGGRVALFSGGCQ; from the exons ATGGACTCTCTTGGGCGAGTTCTCGTGCTCCTTGTTCTCTGTTCCGGAGGGTTCTGTGAGGTTCTACAAAGCTTCTCTGATGTCCCAAATTGCCAGAATTTCTTCTACCGAGGGCAGGAACCATTGGGCCTGGCCTCCAATACCACTGCCAGTATCTGCCAGTGCCTGCAGGGAGGGTACCACTATGCCACCCTCTACCACCGCCTGGCACGTGTGCCCATCTACTCGGCATACATCTTAGAGGTTTCCACCACGCCTCGTCCTGATCTCTCCTCCTCCAACTGGTACCTGGAGCCAATG TTGGGCGGAGTCTTCCAGAAGGAAATGCTCCAACCCTCCAGCTCTACGATGCAGCAGAACCTGCCGGATGTGGAGGATAGTCAAGCGGTGAATGACGATTATAGGAACTCCGGCTACAGCCGCGGTCATGTGAACCCCAGCGGGCACCACAGCAGAGTGTCCCAACTCTCCACCTTCACCTTCACCAACATGGCGCCTCAGGACTCAACCTTCAACAGTGGGACCTGGAATCAGTACGAGACGTTCCTGCGGGACAAGATCCTGACCTCCTGCCAACAGACCTACGTCCTCAGTGGGGTCATCATCTCCGGCTCCCACCCCGGGGAGGGCAAATGGCTCCGCAACCGCGTCAATGTCCCCACCTTCTTCTGGAGCGCCTTCTGTTGTGTAAGGTCGGACGGAACGAGGAGGGTGGAGGGAAGATTGGGCCGGAACACCAGTCCCTACGATGTGGTGACCAAGACCATCCCCGAGCTGGAGGCCATACTGGGCGGAGTGTATGGAGGACGGGTGGCATTGTTCTCCGGGGGCTGCCAGTGA